A single region of the Brachypodium distachyon strain Bd21 chromosome 3, Brachypodium_distachyon_v3.0, whole genome shotgun sequence genome encodes:
- the LOC100822461 gene encoding uncharacterized protein LOC100822461 isoform X1, with product MAFLFNKFQEAIRTLAKNPKFARDPRHLQFDADVNRLFLYTSYYRLGEHSEEKDAEEIIDMASKASVVDQQKQVQGNVHYQLKHMCQAMDSILRPDIKNDPSQSPSDTHNKSRRSGLSFAVGTGVSSANKPVVPATRPLTQAELSNKFRDQFGYTLDIRPSGIPHKDAGQGLFLSGEARVGAVVAIYPGVIYSPAYYRYIPGYPRIDACNSYLITRYDGTVINAKPWHLGGETMELWDGSHLVDYNSTPSTSPESNSDRAWRMLNKPLVKSRNENFGEVLERRNPLAFGHFANHPPGGSTPNVMICPYDFPLTEKDMRLYIPNITFGGEEPVTMKRFGSFWFKSRGSGQQTGESSVLKTLVLVSTRSIRDEEIFLNYRYSSSKARPEWYTPVDEEEDKRRWS from the exons ATGGCGTTTCTCTTCAACAAGTTCCAGGAA GCAATCAGAACACTAGCAAAGAATCCCAAGTTTGCTCGAGACCCACGACATCTTCAATTTGACGCTGATGTAAATCGTTTATTTCTCTATACCAG CTATTATCGTTTGGGAGAGCATTCTGAAGAAAAGGATGCAGAGGAGATTATTGACATGGCTAGCAAAGCATCTGTTGTTGACCAGCAGAAACAAGTGCAGGGGAATGTTCATTATCAACTTAAGCATATGTGCCAAGCAATGGATAGCATTCTTCGACCTGATATAAAGAATGATCCATCACAGTCTCCTTCAGATACTCATAATAAGTCTCGACGAAGTGGCTTGAGTTTTGCCGTTGGCACAGGGGTTTCATCTGCAAACAAGCCAG TTGTTCCGGCTACTCGACCTTTAACTCAAGCTGAACTGTCAAATAAATTCAGGGATCAGTTTGGCTACACCCTTGATATCAGGCCATCAGGAATTCCTCACAAagatgcagggcaaggtctGTTCTTATCTGGAGAAGCTAGAGTTGGTGCTGTCGTAGCCATCTACCCTGGAGTTATATATTCACCTGCTTATTATCGATATATCCCTGGGTACCCAAGAATTGATGCATGCAACAGCTATCTTATTACAAGATATGATGGAACAGTGATCAACGCAAAACCATGGCATTTAGGTGGTGAAACAATGGAATTATGGGATGGTTCACATTTGGTGGACTACAATTCAACGCCATCAACAAGCCCGGAGAGCAACTCTGATCGGGCATGGAGGATGCTTAACAAGCCCCTGGTGAAGAGTCGCAATGAAAACTTTGGGGAAGTGCTTGAACGACGAAATCCTCTAGCGTTTGGTCATTTTGCGAATCATCCACCGGGAGGGTCAACTCCTAATGTCATGATCTGCCCGTATGATTTCCCATTGACAGAGAAGGACATGAGATTATACATCCCTAACATAACATTTGGTGGTGAAGAGCCTGTTACAATGAAGAGATTTGGCTCCTTCTGGTTCAAGTCTAGAGGTTCTGGTCAACAAACTGGGGAGTCTTCAGTTCTGAAGACGCTAGTGCTAGTGAGTACAAGGTCCATACGTGATGAAGAAATCTTCCTGAACTACCGGTACAGCAGCTCAAAGGCGCGACCGGAGTGGTACACCCCAgtagatgaagaagaggataagAGAAGATGGAGCTAG
- the LOC100822461 gene encoding uncharacterized protein LOC100822461 isoform X2 produces the protein MASKASVVDQQKQVQGNVHYQLKHMCQAMDSILRPDIKNDPSQSPSDTHNKSRRSGLSFAVGTGVSSANKPVVPATRPLTQAELSNKFRDQFGYTLDIRPSGIPHKDAGQGLFLSGEARVGAVVAIYPGVIYSPAYYRYIPGYPRIDACNSYLITRYDGTVINAKPWHLGGETMELWDGSHLVDYNSTPSTSPESNSDRAWRMLNKPLVKSRNENFGEVLERRNPLAFGHFANHPPGGSTPNVMICPYDFPLTEKDMRLYIPNITFGGEEPVTMKRFGSFWFKSRGSGQQTGESSVLKTLVLVSTRSIRDEEIFLNYRYSSSKARPEWYTPVDEEEDKRRWS, from the exons ATGGCTAGCAAAGCATCTGTTGTTGACCAGCAGAAACAAGTGCAGGGGAATGTTCATTATCAACTTAAGCATATGTGCCAAGCAATGGATAGCATTCTTCGACCTGATATAAAGAATGATCCATCACAGTCTCCTTCAGATACTCATAATAAGTCTCGACGAAGTGGCTTGAGTTTTGCCGTTGGCACAGGGGTTTCATCTGCAAACAAGCCAG TTGTTCCGGCTACTCGACCTTTAACTCAAGCTGAACTGTCAAATAAATTCAGGGATCAGTTTGGCTACACCCTTGATATCAGGCCATCAGGAATTCCTCACAAagatgcagggcaaggtctGTTCTTATCTGGAGAAGCTAGAGTTGGTGCTGTCGTAGCCATCTACCCTGGAGTTATATATTCACCTGCTTATTATCGATATATCCCTGGGTACCCAAGAATTGATGCATGCAACAGCTATCTTATTACAAGATATGATGGAACAGTGATCAACGCAAAACCATGGCATTTAGGTGGTGAAACAATGGAATTATGGGATGGTTCACATTTGGTGGACTACAATTCAACGCCATCAACAAGCCCGGAGAGCAACTCTGATCGGGCATGGAGGATGCTTAACAAGCCCCTGGTGAAGAGTCGCAATGAAAACTTTGGGGAAGTGCTTGAACGACGAAATCCTCTAGCGTTTGGTCATTTTGCGAATCATCCACCGGGAGGGTCAACTCCTAATGTCATGATCTGCCCGTATGATTTCCCATTGACAGAGAAGGACATGAGATTATACATCCCTAACATAACATTTGGTGGTGAAGAGCCTGTTACAATGAAGAGATTTGGCTCCTTCTGGTTCAAGTCTAGAGGTTCTGGTCAACAAACTGGGGAGTCTTCAGTTCTGAAGACGCTAGTGCTAGTGAGTACAAGGTCCATACGTGATGAAGAAATCTTCCTGAACTACCGGTACAGCAGCTCAAAGGCGCGACCGGAGTGGTACACCCCAgtagatgaagaagaggataagAGAAGATGGAGCTAG